Part of the Nycticebus coucang isolate mNycCou1 chromosome 22, mNycCou1.pri, whole genome shotgun sequence genome, AATCTGGTCTTGAACGTTTACCAGGTGagcaaggaggggaggggagtcgCAGGCAGAGGGAGAAACACCAGCAGCAGCTTGAGAGGCTGGAGATGCGGCCGGTGTGCAGCGCACAGACAGGGGGAGCACGCCCTGGGGTTCCCCGCAGGCCTCTAGGACGCTCGGCAACCTCATGACGTCAGATAAGCAGGGCTGTGTTCATCTGGAAGGTTCCAGGCAAGCTGGGTAAAATATATGGACACAGATAActataataataaagcaaaatcCCAAAGTGGTGACCCTGGGCTACCACTTTCCAGGAGCAAAGCTATTTTCTTGCTCCGTTGAACACACAGAATAGAAAGGCCTGACCACAACCCGCCCAGGTGCCCACTGGTTAGAGGggtacctccctcctccccccacacaccCCAGGTGAAGCTGGACGCTGAGCCAGGCGCTCCGCTCTTCCTCGGAGCCTGAGAGGTGAGTCTATTTGCTGGCGTTCTAGTTCCTAGTAATAGTCCTTCCTGGGACTCTCAGACCCTTCTCGGGATGCTTACACCAAGTGCCTGCTGCTGACTGGAAGTTAAGTGACACTAGAGTGACACCGGGTGAAGGTCGTGTGATCTAAGGGTACAAACAGCACGGCCTGGAACCCAGTCACATGCCCTGGGCGCACAGCAGATGGTCGAGTGAGAACAGACTCTGGTGCCTGGACGCGGCCGGTTGGAGCGTTACAGCTCTCGGGGCCAGACTGCAAAGCCAGGTCCCACATAGGACTCCTGCGCCTTTGTCATCCCCAGGCCCGGCACGGCCTGACGGCTCAGATTCGGGAAAAGCAGAGCGGAGAGCAGTGGAAGGGCAGAGAAACCCGAGGAGGAGAGCGCTTCGGAACGGGCTCTCGCTGCCCTGACCCTCGGGCGCTGGCCAGGCGTCCCGGCCGCCGCGCCGCACCGTCGGAGCGCAGTGAAGCCGGGCCGGGGGGCTGGCGGGCGGCGAGAGGGCCCGGGGCCCGGCGGCCGCGGTGCCCCCCTCCTGCGCGCCCGGAGGGAGCGGCCGCGCGCGCCCGCCCGCTCTCCCCGCGCGTCCCTCCCCTCGCTGCCCCCGCCCCGCTCCCTATTTGGAGCGGAGACACCCTGACGTCGGAGCCGCTTCGCTCGCCGCTCCCCCGCGCCGCGCGCCCGCCCGGGGCCGCAGACGGCGCAGCGCAGCCCAGCCGAGCCTAGCGGGGCCGCCGCCAGCGCCGCCGGCCGCCTCGCCCAGCCTCCCGGGGCACCCAGACCAGCGCCCAGACCCCGGCACCCAGCTCCGCAAGATCCGGCGGGCGCGCGCGGTAAGTCTCTCCCGGGCCGGCACGCGGGCGCCCGCCTTCCAGAGGCTTCGGCCGCAGGGGCAGAGCCGGACCCCCGAGTCCTCCGGCGCGTCCGCCGGCACCAAGCGGAGGCGCCACCGCCCAGCCCGGGGGGCCGGAGACGTGGGCGCGGCACCGAGTGGCCCGGGGGCCCCGCTGCGCCCCGAGTTGGTCCCTCGCCTCGCCTTGAGATTCCGGTTCTTGGTAGGAGTCCCCGCGGCCCGgagacaggggaggagggagggagacgtGTTGCCGAGCGGGGGCCGGGGCCGCCGGGCTCTCGCGTCCCCCGACTCTGCCGGGCCTCTGGCTCTGGGCGCTCCGGAcgtctctgcctccctcttgcTCCCCCGTCCCCGTCCGTGTGTCTGTCACTGTATCGCTGTTTCCGCCCCCCACCTGCTCTGCTTCTGCCCTCTCTGTCCTCCTGAGTTCGTGTCTCTGCCTTTATGCGTCCTCTCCCTCTCCCGGTCGCTCTGCGCTGCCCTGTAGGATTCTCGCTCTGTGCCTGCGCGTCCCCCTGACCCCCTCTGTCCAGTTCAGACAACCCCCCAGTGTAGGGGGCTCTCACCTCCCCAGCTGGGTTCACGAATAGTTTCCTAGAACCGGTAAGAGCCGCCAAGCCCTCCCCCTGCCTCCCGCCTGCCCCCGGCCCGGTCTGGGTCATCCCCCTGGAATTGAGTCTGGGGCAGGGAGAGCCAGCCTTTCCGGGGGCtcagttttctcaagaattccaCCCCCAGTGAGGCAGTCTGGACGACAGGGCCCTGCTGCCGGCCACCTGCCCGCCCGCTCCCAGGGCGGGGCGACTCGGATCTTTTACAAGCCCCTGTAGAGGGGCAGCTGCCTGCTTTGGCGTGGCTGGAGGTTGGCGGGCATCAAGGGAGAAGGCGACATTTCCAGCCTTTCCCAGGCCCTCGCCCAGCTGGAGGCCGCCAGCCTGTAACTAGGGGCACCCCAGGAAAACAGAGGTCAGGACTGGAAGCCAAAGACTGGGTCCTGTCGGGGCGTGGGGGTGGCGAAGCAAAGCGTCCACAAATAGCCCCTGGCCCTTTGTTACTGTGAATGGAGCCTCCGGCGACTCCCCTAGTTGCAGAGGCTGcttggagcattttttttttttttttgccttgagtGCAAAGAAAAGGCAAGGCTGCAGCACCTCCCTGGGCGACCTCCGCCCCTCTCCACCCACCCTCCAAGCTGGACCTCTCTCTCCTGGGCCTCTGTGTTGGAGGGTACACAGGAGTAGCCAGAGATGTGGCctcattattttaaagtgaaatttcAGACTGAGTTtagcccccagcccccaccccaggggTCGGAGGCGGTTGGAAAAGAGCGGGCAGGGTTGTTGGTGAGGTCTGCAGTGGGACTTCTGCTGCGCAGATGTGCTGCTGGCCCTGCAGCAGCTCATTAGCATGGATTTGTTTGGGAGACTGTTTTTGGTCTGCAGGCAGGAGGGTCTGTGGGTAGGAGGGCCGTGGCCATGGTTGGAGGGCTGGCAGTAGCCGGGCAGGGCTGGAAGATGGAGCTGCCGGGCAGAGACTGGCAGGCGTGGTGGCATGGGCTTGGTCTGTGTGTCCACCCGATGAGCAGTTGGTCCATGCTCTGCCCAGCCCAGAGCCTCTTCCAAGtgctgaaggaaggaaggaagccaccCTGTGGTGGGACTGGGGTCATGGAATCACAGTGGCTTTAAGTAGAGCTCTTCCCAAGAGAATCTGCTAAAGTGGATACTCCCAGGTCCACTGCTGCCCATCGTGCAGGTGGCTATTGCGAGGTTTAGGAAGGAAAtggccaggggctgggtctgCAGCCATGAGGCCTCAATGCACACAGTGAGCCAATGAACGGGCTTGGCCTAGAATTGTCTTC contains:
- the LOC128574806 gene encoding uncharacterized protein C11orf96-like — protein: MDSTKYTVHLIWPHLKHWGHWFLNYSRGKLALTEVRILCSGSQWRREKFMLPARISGGLSNLVLNVYQARHGLTAQIREKQSGEQWKGRETRGGERFGTGSRCPDPRALARRPGRRAAPSERSEAGPGGWRAARGPGARRPRCPPPARPEGAAARARPLSPRVPPLAAPAPLPIWSGDTLTSEPLRSPLPRAARPPGAADGAAQPSRA